The sequence TCCCGCTGAAAAGGGGGAACATGGTAGCTTAAACCATTTCCCAGCAACTGCCGGAAAGTTGAATTTTGCGTATTGAAATTCATGGTGGCCATTTTTAATTCTCCTTTACAGCTCTCAAGTCCCTGATAGAAGGTAGAGTTTAAGCCCTGTGATTACAAAATGCAAACATAGAGGACACCATTTGTTTTCTGTATTAAAAAATTAAGATCTGATAACATAAAGATTTAATTGAAGAGATTGCAGGTGATCTGTTTGCTCAGTTCCAATGAATAAATAACTATACGCGGTCCAAATATACTCTTTGAGGGGGCACATACTGATTGCCAATCTTAAATTTTTAATTCTCCTCTGGGGAATCAACCTGACACCGGTCCTCCTGGCCTATCTCATGGAGGAAAAATGGGATACCCCGGTTGATGGGTGCATGCAGTTCCGTGATGGTCGGCCTCTTTTGGGTAACCACAAAACCGTCCGGGGGGTGGTTGGGGGGATTTTGGCCGGCGGTGCCGGCGCCCTCATCCTAAATTTGCCATTATGGGTTGGGGTGTTGATCGGGATGCTTAGCATGGCCGGGGATCTTTTGAACAGCTTTATCAAACGCCGCCTGGGCAAAACCGAGGGGCAGGAGTTCCCTGTCATGGACCAACTTCTGGAAGGGGCATTGCCCTTGGTCGTCCTGGTACTCCTTGCCCAGGTGTCCCTGGCCGGTGGGATATTCCTTCTTCTGATTTTTATTGCCACGGCCCATGCCGGTGCCAATTTCCTGAATCAGGTTTTGAGAGCAGAGCCATTTGCAGGATATACTCGACGACTGAGGTCCAGAACCCGGTTCCGGGAATGGCGTGGTTGTCAGACCATCGGGTATCCCTTTCATCCCATCATTAACATAGAACGGACTCTGTATTACCACGCTTTTATGAAAACGGTGTTCAAAGGTTTGGGGCTTTATGCAAAAGGAAAGCAGAACGCCTTGGATATCCATTGCAGGAAATTGGAGTTTGTTTTTCCCAACCTTCCTCCGGCCTTCGATCAGTATACGATATTATTCATATCCGACCTTCATCTGGACTGTATGGAGGGTATTACTGAAAAGGCCAGGGAGGTCGTGCATGGATTGAGTCCGGATCTCTGCATCCTTGGCGGGGATTACCGGACCGAATGCTGGGGTTCCTATTCTATAGCTATGGAGAACATCAAAAATCTGCTCGCCGATATCAGTCCCCAAGACGGAATTTTTGCGGTCCTGGGCAATCATGACTGCCTGGAAATGGTCAGCCCTCTGCGGGAAAGAGGGGTAAGGTTTTTGATTAATGACAATGCTGTCATTGAGAGGGCAGGGGACCGAATCTGGATCGCAGGGGTGGATGATCCGTATTACTTTGAGGGTCATGACCTTGACGATGCATTTATGAGTATTCCAAAACATGGTTTTTCCATCCTGGTTGCCCATACCCCGGCGATTTTTAGGGCTGCGGCAGGCTTCGGGCCCAGGCTCTACCTTTGCGGCCATACTCATGCCGGCCAAGTACAGATCCCCGGCATCGGACCGGTGATTACTCATGCCAGGGTGCCGCGAAAATTAGTCTATGGCCAATGGCAGTTTGGTTCCATGATGGGCTATACCAGTTCAGGATTAGGCACTTCGGGCCTTCCGATCCGGTTTGGCTGCCGGGGAGAGGTGGCCCTGATTCGTCTGAAAAGAGGGGCGACGCAACCT comes from uncultured Desulfobacter sp. and encodes:
- a CDS encoding CDP-archaeol synthase, which produces MRGHILIANLKFLILLWGINLTPVLLAYLMEEKWDTPVDGCMQFRDGRPLLGNHKTVRGVVGGILAGGAGALILNLPLWVGVLIGMLSMAGDLLNSFIKRRLGKTEGQEFPVMDQLLEGALPLVVLVLLAQVSLAGGIFLLLIFIATAHAGANFLNQVLRAEPFAGYTRRLRSRTRFREWRGCQTIGYPFHPIINIERTLYYHAFMKTVFKGLGLYAKGKQNALDIHCRKLEFVFPNLPPAFDQYTILFISDLHLDCMEGITEKAREVVHGLSPDLCILGGDYRTECWGSYSIAMENIKNLLADISPQDGIFAVLGNHDCLEMVSPLRERGVRFLINDNAVIERAGDRIWIAGVDDPYYFEGHDLDDAFMSIPKHGFSILVAHTPAIFRAAAGFGPRLYLCGHTHAGQVQIPGIGPVITHARVPRKLVYGQWQFGSMMGYTSSGLGTSGLPIRFGCRGEVALIRLKRGATQPVRPGE